From the Aquarana catesbeiana isolate 2022-GZ linkage group LG10, ASM4218655v1, whole genome shotgun sequence genome, the window CCTAAATACCCAGTATGAATTTCCAAGGCCCTACGAGCCACCCCTCTTTGTCCCCTTATCACCCAAAAGCATCTATTGGCTACTTTAGACTTATGGAACATCAGCACGAGTTGCTGAATGGATCAGTCTTAAGTGGACTGTCATGCAAACTTCACATTAATTAAAAAGGTACAgttccaggggtaggcaacctggggcctccagctgttgcgccGCAGGAGAATGAAAACAAAAATCCATagatggaaataaaaaaataaaaaacctggaaATAAGCAGCAAAAATTTCTAGGTCCCAATTCCCAAGAACAAAAAGTTAGCCACTGCCCCTACCTATAattagcctttgcagcaaggagcattggagggcaacataTGTTAAAAAAGGCCAAGGAAAATTCCAATCTCTaattaccgaccagcctgcaaccaaccacactgacctgtctaacagtacgcattaaaaacaggggtttagtctgcacacattttcaaatacatgcgtaagctttAATCCCCATCAAGGCACTCTGTTACTTGTGGTCCCTACCTCTAAATTTTAAGAGgctctgtttttaatgcatactcttaaacaggtcaatttggttggtcgcaggctagTTGGTAAGTAGAGCTTAGAATTTTCCTGGGAATTTTCCTTGGCTTTTTTTGACCTAACTCTTAAGAGCTAGGCTAGTTGTGAGTTGCAGATGGGAGGTTTGGCCACCAGCAGGGGCAACCCCTAGGGGGACTTCTTGTGTTTCTGCACCTAGTATCCCAGTTCTGCAGGTGGCTTAATATCAGGTCCTAAATATccagctgtgtccttcaatgaacagaagagaaagtaCCTTTAAAATTATTTCCATGAATTACAAAAAAAGTTGCTCAAACCAAAGTCTTAGGGCAAGGATGGTTACTGTGGGTGCTTCCTGTCATTAAAGGCTGCAGGAAGCACTCTTCTCAACCATGGAGACCTTTGCAGTGAGACAAGATGATCAGCAAGGCACAGCTGTCGTGTAGCACTGCTAAGCAGGAATTTATCATGTGCTATTAATGGGGAAAGCCGCATTTTCACCATTGCTATATACTTCCAAGTTCTGGTACTCAGAGATTAGTACAGAACTATAGAGGCACCATGGTGGAGCAGTGTGGCTTACAATAAACTCCCCAAAAAAGGCAACCAATATTCTGATTTTGTTCAAAAACATAGCAACAAGTCCACAAATGACAAGTACACTTTGAGGCTGCGGGTTCATGCAGTGGTGGGAGACTTACGGCAGCGAAGCTCATCTGTTCCATCTTGACAATCTCTGAAGCCGTCACATTGCTTCTACTTGGGTATACAGTACTTTGACTTCTGGCACTCAAACTCAAAGAGGTTGCAGCGGCCATGTGATGTGGTGGTGGGTACTGTGGAGTTCACTATTTGATGGAGCAAGGATATACATCAGCCTTGATATTACATATACGTTATTAAGAGATCAACAAGCAGAATTCTAGAACCAACAGAAGCACCTCCCTCAGCCCAACCCAAACCATTTTCTTTGTGATGCCTGAAAATTAATATTTTCCTGCAGCTTCCTGTGAGGTTTCATGCCATGTCTATTAGAGAATTGCCATGCTGAAAAGTGGGCATAGAAAACACTGGATGGAATCTGGCTGCACCTATTTCTGTAGTACTCCACTTAAAAACTGCACCAGACTACATTATTTGCAGCCCACAGACACCAGAAACCAGGTTTGGATGGGCAATTCTTTTCATGGTGTCAGAATGTTGGTGGTTGTAAACCTTAACTGGAATGGATGGGGAGGGAAGAAAAGCAACAGCAGAAGAAGGGCAACAAATTAAATCTGATTGCATAGCCGATATAAGAGAGACAAATAAAAATGCAGATCTGCATTCATTAATATTTCATTAAAATTATTTTCTTCTTAAATGCAAGCAGTGCGAGTTTCTGAATTTAACTTGGTCTACTATAGAGCAGAGTCTGGACTGAACGGAGAAAAGAAAAGTTCTTCTTTGAAAATTTGCTTGATTTTCTTAATTGTATTTAAAGACAATCATACACATTATGATTACATTACTTCATTAATAGAAATTATACCAGTTGTGGGGCAACCTTCCTCATCAGAGCCATGGATACAATCCTTGTAGCCATCACACACCCAGGTGTTCATGATGCAGACCCCATTGTCGCAGCGGAAATGGTTGGCAGGACACGTGGAAGGTCTCACAGTGGTCTGTGGAATACTCtctataaaaaaacacaaaacatttacACATCAAGATATACAGATACTTATACGTTTGTATGTGGATGGAATGTGGTGCTTCTGCATGATGAAAAATCTTTGGAAGAATACAATTAACACAGTGTAAGGTGAAAGCATGAGTGAAAAGTAAAAGAAAGACAAATTTTAGTAATGCTGCCCTGGAAACCTATAGGACGTTACATGAAAAAGAGAGCaaattcagagtatatatatatacatatatatatatatatatatatatatatatatatatatacacatatacacatatacatacacacagtgggtatagaaaagaatcacccccccccccctttttttaaataattacattttgctgCCTGAAATTAAAGCAGACAccgtttgttttatccagctgtgtttactagtgcaacttataacatcaatCTAAACGGTATAACACCAGCATGtcagggaaaaaaatgtttaaaaaaaaaaaatcaaaaacagaaataactgagttgaaaaaaggatcacccccttatgtcagtattttgttgaacctttTCCTcaaattccagcctttagtctgttgggatatgtctctactaactttgcacatctagacattgcattatttgcccactctttgcagaattgcTCAAGTTCAGTTCAATTTGATAGTGACCGTttatggactgcagtcttcaagtcattccacagattttcaatgaggtttaggtctgggctctgactaggccatgcaaggacattcatctttttctccttcaatcactgtgtggtcattttcgctgtgtgctttgggtcattgtcatgttggaaggtaaaccttcttcccgttgacaactttctggcagaggggagCAGATTTTactcaagaatttgacggtattttgacccatccatttttccctctatcctgactagtgctccagtccctgcggcagagaaaccccccataacaggatattaccacctccatgctttactttaggaatggtgttatttggatggtgagctgtattggatttccgccagacatatcgtttggtgttgaagccaaatacaatttttgtctcatctgaccatctcacctttttccatgtggccttagaatcttcaaggtgcatataatgtggtcagatgagactaaaattaaattatttggcctcaacaccaaacaatgtctggtggaaatccaacacagctcaccatccaaataacaccattcctacagtaaagcatggaggtggtaatatcctgaaGGCTGTAAATAAAGCAAAAGGTGGTGGTCCATTTTCCAACTCAGTAAATctggttttgatttttttattctggcatgttggtgttattgctttcacttggatgttataacttGCACtattaaatacagctggataaaaaacgGTCTTCATTTCAGGCGGCAaagaaacaaaatgtgattatttaaaaaaaatggtggtggtggtgggggtgcatGCGATTCTTCTGTTCCCCTCTGTATCAGGATGAGTAACTAGCTGTCTCCAGGCCTCGGGAACAGCAGTCTTTGTGGCAGAGTACCCAGCCACCTATGTTTTCCCACCCCTCTGTGGGGTGCTGCGGCTCCCCCTATTCCAAAATCTTTCAGTTTTTGCTAAAATCAGAGGCACCGGACAACACTTACCCCCGCAGTCCTTCTCATCTGACCAGTCCCCACAGTCGTCCTCCCCGTCACATTTCCATCGTGTAGGAATACAGTGCCTGTTCTCACACTGGAACTGGTAGAGGCGGGCGCAGGCAGGGGTATCTGTAGGGTTCTCTGGAGTAGACAGTGGGAAACAGGATATCCATGAGAGGCTGCAGAGTTTATCCATAGCAGAACCCAACACATGTgcaacattattattatattttcccATATTATCCACATTCCACTGCAACACAGGATAGTAAAAAAGACGAAAGGCGTGTCAGCACAAATCTTGGCCATTTGAGAACAGGCATGCTGGGAAGAATGTGTTCTCAtgcccagcatggtcagtttttaaaTAGGAAAATGGGGGACTAGCAggatcacacaaaggaagcaatacaaagcgaacaggatactttttaacacaagtacatggtacaacagacacaacaggaatatgaaatgttgtggtAACATTGTTTATCtagttcccgcccggcctatagtcaAATGGTGGCCGGGACATTCTTCATTCCAGGTAGACGTCATGTGTCTTCCCGAAACACGCCACAGGCCGGGCTTCAGCGCAAACTGTCATCCACTGTGTCTGGTGGATTTCGATCAGTTTACCAGcagccggtaccatgtgatcaatgATCAgttacagcagatcacatgacagttgtacacaatgaatggctttgattcatgccattcattgttttGATCtccgattggtcacagtgatcacatggcacagacagggccaTTGACAACCCACTTGTACCATCTATTCTGAatctatttcattcagtaaaaatggttgcttataacagtgaaattcactggtataagcaattatgtgttaaaaaaagaaaaatccggATCACTTCCACATGGTAAcactattgctctggtcacagtgtgctaaaaaaaaaaaaataaataaaataaaaagagaaaaggttgtttttttttaacatactgtcaccagtgtccctaaACACCGCCATACaagaaaaaatattgtgaaaaaaactaaaatttcctAATTTTACAAACAATGGTGACAAAAATTACATCTTTGCCATACCTTgcaatgtctactttccaataagaggacatttgtgggtatttgtactgtcctggcattttcgggcctcaagaaatgataggcttttggtacatcaggactgatcaattttcagatttaTATACCACAGTTCATGGACTAACTTTcccatagactaaataatatacacggatttgggttattttcagcaaagaaatgtagcagaatacactttggcccaaatttattaagaaagataatttatttgcaaaattttataacagaaacgaagaaaaaattttgttttttttcaaaattgtcttttttcgtttatttagcaaaacataaaaaacatggtgattaaataccaccaaaagaaagctctatttgtacgaaaaaaaatatacatatttcatatgggttcagtgttgcatgaccgcacaattgtcaaagtgtgacagcgccgaaagctgaaaattgacctgggcaggaagggggtgaaagtgcctggtattgaagtggttaaataaaggcctATTTGAAGAGGTGTATGGAGAGTTACCGCAGTTTGCTTCGTCCGAATAGTCTCCACAGTCGTCCATCCCGTCACACTTCCATTCCAGGCTAATACAGACACCATTCAGACATGAGAAGCTCTGAGGATCACAACTCTTTAAATTCTGGACCTCGTGCTGGCAGGCGAGAAGACACAAATTAAAGGTTTACAAAGGTAGGACAGAAACTGGCTTTTGAAGCATCCATTGTAACCTGCTGAAAGATTCATTGTTCGTTTACTGCTAATAATtagaaagtgtatgtaaaccccaacaatgttTGGGTCAAAGAATGCTGGTAATATGGTGGATAACAATCAATAATAGCTTGAAAAATATTAGCCGTCCACcaaaaatggaaattttggtgccaaaacctaaaaatgacagtgttaaaaaaaaaaaaaaaaaaaaaaaaagatatttttatatagaattgtattatattcaactttttaattactaTCATGAATTTAAATATGATTTGTGGGCCATTATTGGAACCTTTACCCACAGTGACCTTCTGAATGAAGACTTCCAAGGATATTCCAAACAGCCTTTCCCCCTCAAAGGGCAACAGTTCCAGCTGTTTCTTGCAAAGAAACTCTTGTGACCAGCATTTCAGCCACAGAATTCTGCACATTCGCAGACATTAGAACCAATCTGGACATTTGTTTTATGGAATCCTCTAAGGATTAaccctttttaaaaaatatttttgaggtTTTTAGATGGCTTTATAAGCTTAAATTCACCTATTGCCTGGCTTACCACCTGTGCTGGAGATCTGTTACAAACATCAACTTCTCTAAGGACCTCTCGCGATCCGTGGGGAAATTATTTTCAGTGAATGGTACAGAAGTGGTTGTCAGCCATTTAGGATACTACTGCCTCCTGAATGCTTGGGGATTCTGAATAGGAATATTACAACAGCAAGCCTATCATTTGATTCATGGCTGCAGTGCAGTCCCATTCACCGTAATGGGTCATGGTTGGCATTAGTACAGCCCACTGATCGTGACAGAGTATCATTTCTGTCACAAGGTATTGCAACCCTGTTCAGCCACCATTGAAGTTTAAGGGGGGGGTAGTCAGGTGGTGGAAAAACTGCAGCTCAGCCATCTCTCCTTACAGCCTCCCACCCAAACACGTGCATATGCACTAAAATGGTACTTTCTAAGGTTAGTTCTGAACGTTCTACCTGTTTGGGGTTGTGTCTGTTTTTAATGTTAGATTCATATTGTAAATACTGCTCTCCAGAACTAGTCTAAGCCTTAAAGTATGTAAACCCACAAAAACGACTTATTGTATAAGAGCAGTATAATTATAAACTTCCATAAACTTAACCTTACTAAGTGCAAATCATTTTTTTGGCTCTTATCTTGCAGTCACGTAGTCCATGTACCTCATTGTCCAACAATCGGGTGAAAATTAGTTTCCACATGTGACAAAGCTCTGAACCTAAGCTAAAGGACACATCACCAGTAATCCCTTTAGTAGTGCAGGTTCCTCCCTCCTTGCTGCTGGGTAgtgcagactttagctgtgcaaaTATATTCTAGAACTAGGTCTAGaattaggggaaacagggtagggcttatttggggggtagggcttatattgcagccatcactgacaatcacgctaggtcttattttcggggaaacagggtagctatgTAGAGACCAGCTCGAGGAGCAGTGTATGGATCTTAATTGAAGGCTCTGAAAAAAattcagagttaaaaaaaaaaaaaaaaaaaatagaatttttttttattagacatttGTTTAAACAGCTTTAATGGGGAAGCATCCAACCTCttagaacactagcaaaaaacgATGGCATGTTGGGCAGAGCGGGGTTTTATGAGGAGGCCTTAAAACTTTGTTTGCCAGTGTACCAACCTCctttaggtggcagtataacccaactgttcctaaattcctgtgtccctcaacagACAATTGGAAAAGTTGGTCACTTTAGGTAAGAAGGAAGGCTGAGGCCCCAAAACTAAAAACTTTTCTAGTGACCAATAATCTTGTAGCTGGCAGTATAACCCAATTGTTTTGTCTAATTCTGTGTCCCTCAATAGATGAGAGTAAACATATTGCAGCATTTATTAAGGATGCGCTCtggcatgttcgcacagcccacgtgcagagcccgccaggatgtggaaccaattgccttcagaagtcacctaattagtaaatagtaattataatctcagtataaatacagctgttctctgaagccctcaaacagcttcatgaaggccaaggaacacaccagacaggtcagggataaagttgtggagaagtttaaagcagcgttaggttttaaaaaaatatcccaagctttgaaaatctcttggagcactgttcaatccgtcatccaaaaatggaaagagtatggcacaactgcaaacctaccaagacatgatcatccacctaaactgacaggccgggcaaggagagcattaatcagagaagcagccaagaggcccatggtaattctggaggagctgcaaagatccacagctcaatggggggagaatctgtccacaggacaattattagttgtgcactccacaaatctggcctttatggaagagtggcaagaagaaaaccattaatgaaagaaagccataagaagtcccgtttgcagtttgtgagaagccatgtgggggacacagcaaacatgtggaagaaggtgctctggtcagatgggaccaaaattgaattttggcctgaaagcaaaacgttatgtgtggcagaaaacgaacactgcacatcaccctgaacacaccatccccaccgtgaaacatggtggtggcagcatcgtgttgtgaggatgcctttcttcagcagggacagggaagctggtcagagttgatgaaaaGATGGTAGGagacaaatacagagcaatctgAGAAGAAAtcctgttagggtctgcaaaaaaagacttgactggggcggaggttcaccttccagcatgacgaccctaaaaatacagccagagctacaatggaatgatttagatcaaaagcatattcatgtgttagaatggcccagtcaaagtctagacctaaatccaattgaatctgtggcaagactttaaaattgctgttcacatatgctctccatccaatctgacagcgcttgagctattttgcaaagaagaatgggcaaaaatttcactctagatgtgcaaagctggtagagacatccccaaaaagacttgcagctgtaattgcagcgaaaggaggttctacaaagtattgactcagtggggctgaatacaaatgcacgccacacttttcacatatttgtaaacatttttgaaaaccatttatcattttcttttcacatcacaattatgtgttggtctatcacatgaaattacaataaaatagttaagtttttggttgtaacatgacaaaatgtgtaaaacttCAAGgaggtatgcatactttttcaaggcactctatttcTTCTTGGGATGCAAGCATTGCAAACACCACGTGAACATGGTCATATATTTAatgaatgcaaaaataaaaatggcattttaggGTATTCAGATGCAACTTCTCAACTCTGCTCAGAGCTCTCCTAACATCCTACAGCTCTGCAGTTGTCAGTAAAGACTGAGACAATCATGCCCTCCCACCCCACTTTAGTTCTCTACAAAGATAGTTCTGTTCATATAAGTACTTACCACATACTCTCGGATGAGCCCATGAGTGTTTGCAGGGGGAGACCAGCAGCCAGTGATGGTGAATGGAATATTTTTATTCAACACAAGGTTGAGGTGCTGAGGTGCATCAGGGActagattacaaaaaaaataaataaataaaaaaaatcacattctgCTGCAAAAGAAAAATTAGCCTAAATTAAAAGTGGGCTTAATACATTTTTAATCCATTGATAGCATGAGATTATCAACTCGCTGGCAGTTGTTCTATCTGCTCAGCTCTGACATCAATGTGACAATGTGGAGGTGGCTGTCAATACTTAGTTATTAGAATTTATGGTGTTCACTGTGTGTACTTACACCCTTCAGgagtccttatgccgcgtacacacggtcggacttttcgtctacaaaagtccaacggacgccgacggactaaagctggctggtaatccgatcgtgtgtgggcttctccggactttcagcagactttttcagcctcaaatccgacggactttagatttgaaacatgcttcaaatctttacgtcgtaactacgacggaccccgaaatccgctcgtctgtgtgctagtccgacggacaaaaacccatgctagggcagctattggctactggctatgaacttccttattttagtccggtgtacgtcatcacgtacgaatccgtcggacttttgtgtggtcgtgtgtaggcaagtccgttcgttagaaagtctgctgcaagtccgccgaaagtccgccggaagtctgtcggacaggctgtcggacttttgtagacgaaaagtccgaccgtgtgtacgcggcattagggtaatgAAGTCATAGCTGTTGTGTATTTTGCTCAGGCACTGTACTTGTACTTTGACCTGATAGGTAGTGTCCGGCTTCGGGATCTTTAACACAAAGGCTGTCTTGTTGCTGTGTGTGTCCACCGTCTTCCATGTACTCTCCCCTATAACCCTGCAGATAGGAAAGCGAAAAACTGAAATAGATAAAACTGATCAATGACTAGCTAACTTGCAGCATACATCGCAATCTTGGAGTAAGAAAGAAAGCTCTCTTAAGATGCCAGTCTAGTCGAAACCGAACTTTCAGTAATTGGCGTTGTCTGGTGGCCACAATCTTCTAtggcagggatctcaaactggaggccctccagctgttgcgaaactacaagtcccacgaggcattgcaaggctgacagtaacaagcatgactcccacaggcagagacatgatgggacttgtagttttgcaacagctggagggccaccagtttgagaccccttctTTTACTTCTTATGGACTTCCTTAGACCAAACCCCTCACTTCTCCTATTACAGTCTTCATACTCCACAAATCTTCACTTTGCTGCATCTTCTATACTCTGCATCTCATAGTTTTGCATACACCAAAAGAACTGCACTCTTCATACTGTCCTGTACAATCTTTTCACTATACTACACACTCCTTCACTCAATTTACTGTGCTAAACATCCTATTCCTCAATATGCTGTGCTGTACATTTAATCCATTCTATATACTCCCAATCACCACTCAAGCTAATCTTCGGCCAACACTATCCAGCCTTGGTAGTTAGACTTTGCAAGCTTTCTTGCCTGTATTACCTGTAAGAGACAGAATAAACGCAGGATGCCAGAGGCATCTTCTTTGGTCGAGCCCAGGTTAGGGTTATGTTTCCAGTGAAATCAGCCGTCCACTGTAGGTTCTGTACCTTGTATACTACGCTGTCATCTGTACAGGAGAAATGCAAGGTCAGCCATTTTGTCTCTTCACCCCACGACCGCCTGCAACTAATGAAGAGAAAAGGAACATCTGCATACCGGTACAGTTATTTTCATCGCTACTATCAGAACAGTCTAGGAAGCCGTCACAGCGGTCCGACAGAGGTAAGCAGGCCTCGCTGTCTTCACACAGTGTTCCGTTAATGCAGGCAGAAGGTCTGTGAGTGGCTGCCAATAAAAATTACGTAATTAAGAAAATGTAGCGGCCCTCCTTTCTCCCTTCCAGATTCTTGCTGACATACACTCCAGATGACACCCTCCCTCTCGACAACACACACTGGTCCCAAAATTATGTCCTCTGTACCTCTCCTTGTCCTTTTATCACACACTCTGTCCCTAGAGGATGTTCTCTGCCTCCTTGTCCTTTGACCGCACACACTGTCCCCAGAGCATGTCCTCTCTGCCTCCCTGTCCTTTGACCGCACATACTGTTTCCAGAGA encodes:
- the LOC141109881 gene encoding sortilin-related receptor-like, producing MCRILWLKCWSQEFLCKKQLELLPFEGERLFGISLEVFIQKVTVGKGSNNGPQIIFKFMIHEVQNLKSCDPQSFSCLNGVCISLEWKCDGMDDCGDYSDEANCENPTDTPACARLYQFQCENRHCIPTRWKCDGEDDCGDWSDEKDCGESIPQTTVRPSTCPANHFRCDNGVCIMNTWVCDGYKDCIHGSDEEGCPTTVNSTVPTTTSHGRCNLFEFECQKSKYCIPK